From a single Glycine soja cultivar W05 chromosome 19, ASM419377v2, whole genome shotgun sequence genomic region:
- the LOC114400314 gene encoding phosphoglucan phosphatase LSF1, chloroplastic-like — protein sequence MLPLQFSNHPHHPPPSLFVSSSNNNACCSSSRLLYHHNRNNKVHHLLLRSNVGTLNLRVFAVSGSSAFKMNLNEYLVTLEKPLGIRFALTSDGKIIVHSLTKGGNAERSRIIMVGDTLKKAGDSSQNTLVEIKDVGDTQKVLNEQTSSFSLVLERPTSPFPIQLLHKMNDLEIVFNRGRVPIATWNKTLLASNLQPSSESCGNAGFLMFNSKFLKPNGSKLLSNQNQHIITHGERNIVTEHTTQLACVFTEEVCGDGDWAHGSFPLEEYIQALDRSKDEMYYNHSLGMRYSKITEQIYVGSCIQTEDDVETLSKVEGVTAVLNFQSGTEAENWGINAKSINESCQRKNILMINYPIREGDSYDMRKKLPFCVGLLLRLLRKNLRVFVTCTSGFDRSPACVIAYLHWMTDVSLHAAYTWVTGMHTCRPDRPAIAWATWDLIAMAENGRHDGPPTHAVVFVWNGHEGEDVTLVGDFTGNWKEPLKAKHQGGSRHEVEVKLPQGKYYYKFIVNGQWKHSTASPAERDDRGNVNNIIVIGETASVRPSVQHQQKDANVVKVIERPLNEKERFMLAKAARCIAFSICPIRLAPK from the exons ATGCTTCCACTGCAATTCAGCAACCACCCTCACCACCCTCCACCATCGCTGTTTGTGAGCAGCTCCAACAACAACGCTTGTTGCTCCTCCTCTCGCCTCCTCTACCACCACAACAGAAACAACAAGGTGCACCACCTTCTTCTTCGCTCCAACGTCGGAACCCTCAACCTTAGGGTTTTCGCAGTGTCTGGTAGCTCCGCGTTCAAGATGAACCTCAACGAGTACCTCGTCACTCTCGAGAAGCCCCTAGGCATTCGATTCGCGCTAACTTCTGACGGCAAAATCATCGTCCACTCTCTCACCAAAGGG GGTAATGCGGAGAGGTCCAGGATAATTATGGTGGGCGACACTTTGAAGAAAGCTGGCGATTCGTCTCAGAACACTCTTGTTGAAATTAAAGACGTTGGAGATACACA GAAGGTGCTAAATGAGCAAACAAGTTCTTTTAGCTTGGTTCTTGAGAGGCCAACATCTCCTTTTCCCATTCAACTACTGCACAAGATGAATGATCTTGAAATAGTGTTCAATAGAGGTCGAGTTCCTATTGCCACATGGAACAAGACTCTATTGGCATCAAATTTACAACCATCTAGTGAGAGCTGCGGGAATGCCGGATTTCTGATGTTCAACTCAAAATTTCTTAAACCAAATGGAAGCAAGTTATTGAGCAATCAAAATCAACATATCATCACCCATGGTGAGAGAAACATTGTTACTGAACACACAACACAACTTGCTTGTGTTTTTACCGAAGAAGTGTGTGGAGATGGAGATTGGGCTCATGGAAGTTTTCCGCTTGAGGAATACATTCAGGCTCTGGATCGTTCCAAAGATGAGATGTACTATAATCACTCTCTTGGTATGCGCTATAGTAAG ATTACAGAGCAAATATATGTGGGATCCTGTATACAAACAGAAGATGATGTAGAAACCTTGTCAAAAGTTGAG GGAGTTACTGCTGTTCTGAACTTCCAAAGTGGAACTGAAGCTGAAAATTGGGGAATCAATGCAAAATCAATCAATGAATCTTGTCAAAGGAAAAATATTCTCATGATCAACTATCCTATACG GGAGGGGGATTCTTATGATATGAGGAAAAAACTCCCATTTTGTGTGGGACTTTTATTACGGTTGCTAAGGAAGAATCTTCGTGTTTTTGTTACTTGCACTTCTGGATTCGATCGTTCTCCTGCTTGTGTGATTGCATACCTACATTGGATGACAGATGTTTCCCTTCATGCAGCATATACTTGGGTCACTGGGATGCACACATGCAGGCCTGACAG ACCGGCAATTGCATGGGCAACATGGGATCTTATAGCCATGGCTGAAAATGGAAGACATGATGGGCCTCCCACACATGCTGTCGTGTTTGTGTGGAATGGTCATGAG GGAGAGGATGTAACTTTGGTAGGAGATTTTACTGGAAATTGGAAAGAGCCACTGAAGGCAAAGCACCAAGGTGGATCAAGACACGAAGTAGAAGTTAAACTACCACAAGGAAA GTATTACTACAAGTTCATTGTTAATGGACAATGGAAGCATTCAACTGCTTCACCAGCAGAAAGGGATGACAGGGGAAATGTTAACAATATAATTGTGATTGGTGAAACTGCCAGCGTTCGGCCTTCTGTTCAGCACCAGCAGAAA GATGCCAACGTTGTCAAAGTGATTGAAAGGCCTTTGAATGAAAAAGAGCGGTTTATGCTGGCGAAAGCAGCTCGTTGTATTGCTTTCTCTATCTGTCCTATCAGATTAGCTCCCAAATAG